The genomic window CGGGTGCGCGGGCGACGGCGGCGCGGAAGGCGTGGAGGACGGTGGCGGGCGGTGTGACGGGGGCCCGCTGGGCATCGGTGAGCCGGCCGAGCCAGGGCCTGGCGGCGTAGATCGACCCGGTCACGCGCCCGCCCCTTCCCATGTGCGCTGGATGCGGTTCATGCTGCCGAGCCAGTGCTCGGTGTCGTCGGCACGGGCCCGGTAGTAGGCGGCCACCTCGGGGTGCGGCAGGATCAGGAAGCGGTCGGCCTCGATTCCGTCGAGGAGCGCGTCGGCGACGTCCTCGGGCTCGATGGCACTGGGGGCGAGGACGAGCTCGCCGGCCGAGCCGGCGGCGGTGAGCATGTCCGTACGCACGCCCTGGGGGCAGATGGCGTGGACCTTCAGGCCCCGGTGACGGTACGTCAGCGAGAGCCACTCGGCGAAGGCGACGGCGCCGTGCTTGGTGGCGCTGTAGGGCGCCGCGCCGATCATGGTGAGCAGTCCCGCGGCGGAGACCGTGGAGACGAAGCGGCCGCTGCCGCGCTCGAGCCAGCCGGGCAGCAGGGTGCGGACGGCGCGGACGTGGGCCATGACGTTGACGTCCCAGGCGGCCGCCCATATGTCCTCGTCGGCGAACGCGTCGCCGGGCGAGGCGAGTCCGGCGTTGGCGCAGTAGATGTCCACGGTGCCGCCGAGGGCGTCGCGCGCCTCCTCGACGATGGCGGAGGCGTCGCCGGCGACGGGGATGGCGCCGGTCTCGGCGGCGATGGCCTTGGTCCTGCCGGGGTCGATGTCGTTGACGACGACCCGTGCGCCCTCCGCGGTGAAGCGGCGGGCGAGCGCTGCCCCGATGCCTCCGCCCGCTCCCGTGACCACCACGTTCGCGCCCTGCACCGTACTCATGGGACCTGCCTTCCGTCGCGGCTCACTCGGGACACTCCGGACGGCAGACTAACCAGTCGGTATGTTCACGCGGAAGGGGCGGACGGGGAACCGTGGTGTCCCGGCTCGTTCCCCGGGGCCCTGGCCCGCGCTACCGTGCGTGCCCATGACAGATGTAGCGATCACGGAGGTAGTGCGATGAGCCTGTCCAGACGGGGTCTGCTGGCGGCGGGCGGCGCGGTCGGCGCCGGCGCTCTGGCCGCGACCGCCTCCACCGCGGCGTCCGCCGCGCCCGCCGCGGCGCACCACGGCGGCAGCCGGGTCCGTACCGGCTTCGAACGACTCGCCGCCGACGGCTACGGGCTCCTCTCGGGCGAACGCGTCGGCGTCGTCACCAACCCCACCGGCATCACCCGCGACACCCGCCACATCGTCGACGTCATGCACGCCGACGACCGGGTGGACCTGGTCGCCGTCTTCGGTCCCGAGCACGGCTTCCGCGGCACGGCCCAGGCGGGCGGTTCGGAGGGCCGCTACGACGACCCCGCGACCGGACTGCCCGTCTACGACACCTACCTCAAGAGCGGACAGCCGCTCGCGGACATCTTCACCGCCTCCGGCGTCGACACCGTCGTCTTCGACATCCAGGACGCGGGCGCCCGCTTCTACACGTACATCTGGACGCTGTACGACTGCATGCAGGCGGCCGCGCTCGCGGGGAAGCGGTTCGTCGTCCTGGACCGGCCCAATCCGGTCACCGGAAGGGCGGCGCTCGGGCCCGTCCTGGACAAGGCGTTCGCGACGTTCGTCGGCCGTGAGCCCATCGCCCAGGCGCACGGCATGACCGTCGCCGAGCTGGCGCTCCTCTTCAACGGCGAGTTCCTCACCGCGGCGCCGGTGGAGCTGGAGACCGTGCGGATGACCGGCTGGCGCCGCGAGGACTTCTACGACGCGACCGGGCTGCCCTGGGTGCCGCCGAGCCCCAACATGCCGACGCCCGAGACCGCCCTCGTCTACTCGGGCACCTGCCTCTTCGAGGGCACCAATCTCTCCGAGGGCCGCGGGACGACCCGCCCCTTCGAACTCCTCGGCGCGGAGGGCGTCGACCGCGCCTGGGCGGAGGCGGCCAACGCCCTTGAGCTGCCCGGAGTCCGCTTCCGGGAGGCGTACTTCGCGCCGACGTTCTCCAAGTTCCAGGGCAGGACGGTCGGCGGTGTGCAGCTCCATGTGCACGACCGGGAGGCGTACGACCCCGTCCGCACCGGGATCGCCCTGCTGGTGACGGCGAAGCGCAGCTGGAGCGGTTTCGCCTGGCGCTCCGACAACTGGATCGACAAGCTCACCGGCTCCACGCGTGTGCGCACCCTGATCGACGCGGGCGCGGACACGGACGAGGTGGTCGGGGCCTGGCAGGACGATCTTGCGGCGTTCCGGGCGGTGCGGAAGCGGTACCTGCGGTACCACTGATCGGAGCCGGCGGCTCCGGCGTACGACGCGGAGACCCCTGCGCCCGGATGCCCCCTGCGCCCACCGGGGCGCAGGGGGCGCAGGGGGGCAGGGGGCGCAGGGGGGCAGGAGGCGAGCTTGCGTCAACGGTGGGTCGGGAACTCCACCACCTGCTGGTACGTCGGACGGTTCTGCCAGTGGACGGCCGGATGCGTGATGCCGCCCAGCGCGCGGTGCACGATCGCGTCCGTGCACCACTGGTCACCCGCCGCGCAGTTCTCGTCGCCGGGGTACACCTGGTTCGCCGGCTTCGCCACCGCCTGCCCCAGGGTCGTCAGGAGCGTCTCACGGCACGCGCTCAGCACCCCGCCACCGCAGTACGGGCGTGCCAGCGGACCCGCCACCGGCCGGCCGAGGACCCGGCGGAGGTCCTTGTCGGCCAGGCCCCACCAGCCGTTCTGGAAGGCGGAGCCCCCGTGCGCCCCGGTCGGCCCGTGGTTCGCCGCGGGCGACTCGTCGACGGCGAGGCTCGCGGTCAGGGCGGCGTACAGCTCGTCACCGAGCCCCGGCCTGAACTCGGCCTCCACCAGCAGTGGCCACCACGCGTCCATGATCCGGACCGCCTCGGCGTGGGCGTAGGCGTGCGACCCGGGTGAGGTCTCCTTGCGCTGCGCACCGGCCGCCCGCCAGGCGTCCAGCTTCTGCACGGCGGCGTTCAGCTGCGGATCGGCGACGGGCGTGCTGCGCACCACCGCCAGCAGTTCGGGAAGCAGCTGCTCGCCGCGCAGATCGGTGACGCCCGCCTCGGCCATCGCCCGGGTCAGCGAGGCCCGGGTGACCCCGCCGTCCGCTACGAGCTCGGCCACCCTCCCGTCGAGCAGATCGCCGCGGTGCACGGCGCCGAAGCCGAACCCCGCGGTGTTGTAGTCCTTGGCCTGCCGGTTGTTCCAGGAGATGTAGTAGTCCTGGCCGACGGACTGCGGATGCTGCGCGAAGGGCGTGTACGCGGCGGTGTTGGCGGCGGGGTCGAAGCCCTGCCACTCGTACGCCTGCTCGGCCTTCACGGGCAGCGCCGGATCGACCCCCGCCGCGCGCACGGGGTTCATGCCGCTGTTGTAGTAGGCGGCGGTTCGGGAGTCCGCGTAGAACCAGTTGAAGGCGTAGTCGATGTGGTGGACGGCCTGCTGGAAGGAGGCGGCGTCCGTCACGTACGACGGGTCGTTGAGCAGCTGGAAGCCGATGATCGAGTCGGCCTCGTGGCGGTAGGTGGTCCGCAGGGTGGTGTACGCGACGGGCTTGCCGCCGACCGTGGCGCGGTGCGTGACGATGCCGTACTTGGTGCGCCAGACCTGCATGCGGTACGAGCCCTCGGCCGTGCCGTCGGCGACGGTGGGCTTCCAGGAGTTGCGCTTCTCCAGCTTCTCCATCGGGGTGCACACGCCCCGGTAGAGGTAGTGGGTGTCGTCCTGGCACAGCTCGATCGCATAGGTGTCGGTCAGGTCCTGGGCCGCCGACGTCGCGGACCAGGCGTAGTCCTGGCCGCGGCCCATCTGGACGTACATGCCGACACCCGCGAAGGAGACGCCGCGGGCGGAGATGCCCGGCCCCTGGAGCTCCTGGAGCATCAGCAACTGCGGCGCGAAGTAGCCGGTCTGCGGCCCGAAGACGGCGACCGGGTTTCCGCTCGCCGTGTGCGCGCCGGAGACGAGCAGGGCGTTGGACATGCCGCGCTTCGGGTCGAGCGAGCCGGGCGGCAGGACGCCGTCGTCGAAGATGCCCTGGGCGGGCCTGAGGCGCTGTGGGGCGCGCACCGGCGCCCTGGCGCCGGTGCCGGCCGAGCCGGTGCGGTCGTACACGAGCTGCTCGGCCCTGACGGAGCCCGGGTCGGGCAGGGCGGTGCCGCGCGGGTTCGCGGGCTTCTCGGCGTACGGGAAGGAGGTGCCGTCGTGCACGGTGAGCACGGCCTCGGGGTCGTTGCGCTGGCGGAACGACTCCCAGACGGCGGTGCCTTCGACGACGCCGTACTTCTGCT from Streptomyces sp. FIT100 includes these protein-coding regions:
- a CDS encoding penicillin acylase family protein; this encodes MRRRTGPPTGRFRTACAALVLGTALLAPLPQGAAAATAGPDPAPDHCLNQGLSQCADILPPGQNGNATLADILLHQVLGTRPAHSSDQLARYESLVGGYGGLTDARLTDFFNDASFGVPADQVESVATPRPDVTITRDRKTGVPHIKGTTRYGTEFGAGYAAAQDRLWMMDLFRHIGRGELTSFAGGALANQGLEQQFWPQAPYTEADYEAQIARIRGTEGARGEQAMADAQAYVDGINAYREQAKDGRYFPGEYVLTGHIDSITNVGEIQPFKLTDLIAIASVVGGQFGGGGGGEVQAALSLLAAQQKYGVVEGTAVWESFRQRNDPEAVLTVHDGTSFPYAEKPANPRGTALPDPGSVRAEQLVYDRTGSAGTGARAPVRAPQRLRPAQGIFDDGVLPPGSLDPKRGMSNALLVSGAHTASGNPVAVFGPQTGYFAPQLLMLQELQGPGISARGVSFAGVGMYVQMGRGQDYAWSATSAAQDLTDTYAIELCQDDTHYLYRGVCTPMEKLEKRNSWKPTVADGTAEGSYRMQVWRTKYGIVTHRATVGGKPVAYTTLRTTYRHEADSIIGFQLLNDPSYVTDAASFQQAVHHIDYAFNWFYADSRTAAYYNSGMNPVRAAGVDPALPVKAEQAYEWQGFDPAANTAAYTPFAQHPQSVGQDYYISWNNRQAKDYNTAGFGFGAVHRGDLLDGRVAELVADGGVTRASLTRAMAEAGVTDLRGEQLLPELLAVVRSTPVADPQLNAAVQKLDAWRAAGAQRKETSPGSHAYAHAEAVRIMDAWWPLLVEAEFRPGLGDELYAALTASLAVDESPAANHGPTGAHGGSAFQNGWWGLADKDLRRVLGRPVAGPLARPYCGGGVLSACRETLLTTLGQAVAKPANQVYPGDENCAAGDQWCTDAIVHRALGGITHPAVHWQNRPTYQQVVEFPTHR
- a CDS encoding DUF1343 domain-containing protein — translated: MSLSRRGLLAAGGAVGAGALAATASTAASAAPAAAHHGGSRVRTGFERLAADGYGLLSGERVGVVTNPTGITRDTRHIVDVMHADDRVDLVAVFGPEHGFRGTAQAGGSEGRYDDPATGLPVYDTYLKSGQPLADIFTASGVDTVVFDIQDAGARFYTYIWTLYDCMQAAALAGKRFVVLDRPNPVTGRAALGPVLDKAFATFVGREPIAQAHGMTVAELALLFNGEFLTAAPVELETVRMTGWRREDFYDATGLPWVPPSPNMPTPETALVYSGTCLFEGTNLSEGRGTTRPFELLGAEGVDRAWAEAANALELPGVRFREAYFAPTFSKFQGRTVGGVQLHVHDREAYDPVRTGIALLVTAKRSWSGFAWRSDNWIDKLTGSTRVRTLIDAGADTDEVVGAWQDDLAAFRAVRKRYLRYH
- a CDS encoding SDR family oxidoreductase, whose amino-acid sequence is MSTVQGANVVVTGAGGGIGAALARRFTAEGARVVVNDIDPGRTKAIAAETGAIPVAGDASAIVEEARDALGGTVDIYCANAGLASPGDAFADEDIWAAAWDVNVMAHVRAVRTLLPGWLERGSGRFVSTVSAAGLLTMIGAAPYSATKHGAVAFAEWLSLTYRHRGLKVHAICPQGVRTDMLTAAGSAGELVLAPSAIEPEDVADALLDGIEADRFLILPHPEVAAYYRARADDTEHWLGSMNRIQRTWEGAGA